In Legionella israelensis, the genomic window TGAGGAATTGGATATATTTGTTGAAGCATTTTATGCTGATCCTTTAAATGCCTTTTTTTCTGCAAAAGAACGAGCAGAGGATGGTGATTTGGTGGTGGTGTATGGCTCATTTTATACCGTGAGCCAGATCAGGGATGCGCTACAGTCAAATTCCGTCGAGCAAGAGGAGATAATATGAAAATTGAAATGGATGAAAAGATTAAGCATCGACTGATAGGTTTGGCAGTTATTATATCTATTGCTGCAATTTTTGCACCTGCTATCATTAAAAAATCCAGCCAGCGCCCTGATCGTAACGTGACTATGAATGTAAAACTCCCGCCAAAGCCATTGTATCCTAACGTAGTTATTAAATCGGAAAAAGAATTATTTCAAAAAACAAAGGTTGCTCATGTTGAATTAGCTCCCATTCCTGAAGAAAGTCAATTGCCTCAATTGACAAAAGCTGATCTCATTGAAAAGAATGTGTTCATTAAGCGGGCTTCTACTCCAGTAGAATTAGCCAAAAAAACATCTGCCAGACAAAATGCTTCTATTCCGGTTTCTAAGAAAGCCGTAGAATCACCTGATTTAAAAAATAAAGCGTTAGCGCAGAAAAATAACGTCTCCTCTCCCAAAAAAAGGGAAGCAAAAGGAGAATATACAGTACAATTGGCCTCATTTTCCAAGTTGTCTAATGCAGAGCATCTGTTGAAACATTTGGAAAGTAAAGGATATCGTGCAAAAATTCTCAGAGTGAAGCGTAAAACAGGCGGGTTTTATTTTAAAGTCCATGTAGTAGGAGCAGGGGACAAACATGAAGCTGAAAAATTAAAACAGAAACTCGCCAGTACATTTCAGTTAAACGGTTTTGTTATTCATACAGGAGTTAGTTAAGGATGGAGTGGCACTGGCTTGATCTGGTAATTATAGCGGTGATTGCTTTATCAGTCATTACCGGTTTGTTCAGGGGATTTGTCAAAGAGATTATTGCACTTTGTACTTGGATATTAGCCTTTTGGGTTGCATTTACCTATTCAAAGGATATTGAGCATATGTTCCCTGCTTTTCAAGATCAAACAGCTCGTGCAATAGTCTCCTTTCTTGTTCTTTTTTTCGCGGTTTTGTTGCTGGGAGGAATTTTTAACGCTTTACTTAGCTTCGTCTTAAGAAGAACCGGTTTAAGTGGCACTGACAGAATTCTTGGTATGGGATTTGGATTTATAAGAGGTGTTTTTATCGTGGCTTTGGTTATCCTTGCTATTAAAATGAGCTCTCTTCCTTACCAGCAATACAGCCAGGACTCGGAGTTATTTGCAAAATTTGAACCAGTAGTGAACATGCTTTATCGATTCATGCCTGATTTTATTAAGAAAATTAAGTCTCTGGATGAGCAGGGTATGGGTATCGAACTAATAGCCGATGATGTGAATACTCATTCGCGTGATCATCGAATTACTGATACAGTTTATACTTCCTGATGTAATCGTAGACTTTTTCAGTCACTTCAATAGAGGAGGTCTGATCGCTTTTCACAGTGCGACGTATTTCGGTAGAAGAAATATCATGGTTACCTGCATTTAGACGAAATATCAAGCCGCTTTTACTTGTTAAAATCTGATCTTTTTCTTTGGTTTCGTATTGTTTCAGCAGTTGTTTGAGCCCATGTGAAATGTTTGTCAGATGATAGCCGGGTCGATTAATAACAATAAGATGGGCTAGTTGAATTATTTTTTCCCATTGATGCCATTGTGTCAATTTATGAAAGGCATCTTCTCCGAGAATAAGGCTAAGAGAGGCTTTGGGATATTCACTTCTGTAACTCTGAAGCGTATCCACCATGTAAGACGGTGTTTCCCGTCGAATCTCACGTAAATCAATCGTGAAATCAGGATAGTTATCCAGAGCTAATTTAAGCATATTAACTCTGTGTGCTGTACTTGCTTTCGCAGAATCTTTTAATAAAGTTGTCTTACAGGGCACGAAAAAAAAATGATCAAAATTAAAATTTGATTGAATAAAATCTGCTGTCTTTAAATGACCGAGATG contains:
- the nadD gene encoding nicotinate-nucleotide adenylyltransferase; amino-acid sequence: MIKKKRLSVAVFGGAFDPVHLGHLKTADFIQSNFNFDHFFFVPCKTTLLKDSAKASTAHRVNMLKLALDNYPDFTIDLREIRRETPSYMVDTLQSYRSEYPKASLSLILGEDAFHKLTQWHQWEKIIQLAHLIVINRPGYHLTNISHGLKQLLKQYETKEKDQILTSKSGLIFRLNAGNHDISSTEIRRTVKSDQTSSIEVTEKVYDYIRKYKLYQ
- a CDS encoding SPOR domain-containing protein, producing the protein MKIEMDEKIKHRLIGLAVIISIAAIFAPAIIKKSSQRPDRNVTMNVKLPPKPLYPNVVIKSEKELFQKTKVAHVELAPIPEESQLPQLTKADLIEKNVFIKRASTPVELAKKTSARQNASIPVSKKAVESPDLKNKALAQKNNVSSPKKREAKGEYTVQLASFSKLSNAEHLLKHLESKGYRAKILRVKRKTGGFYFKVHVVGAGDKHEAEKLKQKLASTFQLNGFVIHTGVS
- a CDS encoding CvpA family protein; translation: MEWHWLDLVIIAVIALSVITGLFRGFVKEIIALCTWILAFWVAFTYSKDIEHMFPAFQDQTARAIVSFLVLFFAVLLLGGIFNALLSFVLRRTGLSGTDRILGMGFGFIRGVFIVALVILAIKMSSLPYQQYSQDSELFAKFEPVVNMLYRFMPDFIKKIKSLDEQGMGIELIADDVNTHSRDHRITDTVYTS